TATACAAAGAAGCCATCGGATGGTCTACGGATTGCACGTTACGGTGCTCGAACACAAACCTCTCTGAGATAGGAAATTGATCCTCAAACATGTCTATATAATACAGGCTCTACAGCTGATGAGTACTTTCAGCTCAGACTCGGAGAGTTGTTGAGTGACCTGCGTAGTAAAGCAGCAGCAGGGGGTGCTCTGCTTAAGTATGCGGCAGGTAACTCGTCGCTGAGTGCTTTGGAAAGGTTACACGCTCTAGTGCAGTTGACTCCTGATTTGTCTGAAATGTTAATGTGAAATCATGTTAATGTGAAGGATGAAAACGAGTGAAGATAGAAAAtttgttaatttataattattttcttaCTTGGTAGCTTAAGCAATAGACTGAAAAAAATTTCATCTTCACTCTTTTCAATCCTTAGTACTAAATAAAGCTTAAATTACATGGAAATCTATTAAGACTTGTAGGATGTTATTCAGGGGAAAATGAAAAGTTACTTGTACATGAATTGATGCCTAACAGAAGCCTGGATGTCGTTTTGTTCGGCTTGATCCTACATATATATCTGATTTGAAATTGGACTAGATTGaaagaaaatattcaatattattaAAGGAAATGTCCCAAGATTCTTTATGTTAGAGTTATAAACTAAAATActttcaaataatataatttattttaaataaagaatatcatttttataattttctaaacGAGTTGATGTGCAATTTACTCATAACACCAACTTaatcaaaaattttattaatagaacttatgctataactttaaaaataattttaagttaCAATTTTTGGTATAGGTGAAGGAATGGAGCTAACAGAAAAGCTATTTATTCCGTATAATGTGTCTTATGTGCCTAAATGCATTTACATTTATTTATGGTGTGTGCAAGAAGACCCATTGTGATTGTCATGTTGGCAAGTGATACTATAAAGTTTCCTGGTTCAGTTGAACAAGCATTTTCTGTTGTACGTATCATTGCAACTAATTGAGCACATTTCAAATGATGAAGTTTTTTTTTATAAACGAAGTCACAACTTCAAAATTTGCAAATGGCTGATTTTATCATTATTCTAATTTTAACAACTTAtagttaaatatatatttgaatgtaaaaatagtataaagttgataatgaatCAATTTATGAATATTGTTTTTAGTTTATGGAAAGCACTTGAATTAGTAAAGGTCAAACTATCATTAACCATTGATAATCGATTCATCACTGACGCAACTCACCTTGTAGACAAAACTATTCGAAAGCTGAATGATTGTTCAAatattaagttattaaaattttcaagatTAGTGCTTTACCAATGGTATAACGGTTTCAAATATTTGGCatgaaattcaagaaaatttcatgttttcttgAAAATTATTAATAGTTTTCCCACCTCTTTCCATTTTTTTTCCGAAGAAATTAGTATTTTTATCTGGGGTCACAGTAGAGTGGCCCACCTTTAATATCTTCAGAAGTCTTATTTTTTTCTAGAAGAAATTAACATTTTAGTCATATTGATAAAGATGTGAGTGAATAGTGTAGCTTCCTGGAACACAAACTGCTTTATCACCTTCATATTGTTAGAACCAGTCAACAAAACACAGCCACCTTCAACAAATCGACGTTTAATTTGCATGTCAATTCCGTTCTTACTGCAAGTTGCGAGAGAAAATGGCAACGCTTGTTCTCAGGTTTGACAGTTACATACCTCCTTACTCTTGCCATTTCCGTCGATCAATTTTACAAGCATGATTGTGAAATTAACATTGGCAACTACACCACCAATGGTTGGTGCCTATGAATTATTGGTGGGTGGGAtaaaaataatgaataatatGTCCACCACCAGAAATGAACATCGCATTTAAGCTCCATCGGAAAAGTTTATTcccaaaaaatcaattaaatgaaCTACATAGTTTGATAATTGGCTATGCCTTACCAAGAAAAATCACACACATATTGTCCTTTCAAATGTCTTGAACTCTACATAATCTTTTCTCAAATGTATGAATTAATAACaatagaaaaatgaaattcaATAAGACCTTGACTTATaaaattttctcctttttttgttCAAAtgggataaatcttaaaattataaatgattaaactttaatttaatgtaaaatTGTATACATAAACTTcaatttggtgcaattatacacgtgaaactctaattttggttcaaatgtatacttgaaattttaattttgatttaatcatacatatttaaaaaatacaacaatttgtttttatttgaataaatataattatttatgtatgcaatatataaatataaaatgatgctagtgttaataatttacaagaatttgatcaaatcaaaattttatatataaaattacacaaaatcaaagttcGTGTATACAAATACACACATTAAACTATAGTTGATATATAGTTTTAGAATTTATCCTTTTCAAATTATCCCTTTTCAAAAGTATCTTTCATACTCTATAAATTGTCTTTATTACTACGTGTATTAGGAAAAACTTAGTGTCCACCTATTACAATTCTATCTTATTATATACCTTGTTATTCCTTCAACTTAGATCTCTTAATTCTTATTAGAACTTGAAAATTCAACTAGATTAATATGAATCTAATTTGACtttattagatttttattattaaaaaattaacaattcaaatttaattattttgaacTTGAATTGATACAAATCAAATCGATTTAAACTCAAACCAACTtaaataaataacttaaaattactAAAGTCTAAAAAGATCAAAACTCGAAATTATCCAAATTTATATTGATACAACTTAAAAGGCTAGTACCTCAACCCCAAATAATTCAAAAACCTAATTTAATCCTACTTGAAATCATCTAAAGCTTTAAAACTAGATTACTTGCAGGCTTGCATATTACAGTCCTTGAAGACATGTCATGTATTCGGTAACCAAGTCAATGGAGTGCTTTCATTGACCCGAACATGGTCAAGTAACCAACTGCCACATTGAATAATTATCTATCATCCCACGCATTCATTGCCGACCCAACTCTCCTTGTAGACCAATTTACACAACAAAATTGCTTTATCATCTTCGTATTGTTAGAACCAGTCAACAAAATACAGCCACCTTCAACAATTAAACGTTTAATTTGTAAGTGAATTCCCTAGAGAAAATGGCAACGGAAATTTCAAGAACAATGTTGTTTCACTTCTTGTTTTCAGGTTTAACATTTACATTCCTCGTTACTCTTACCATTTCCTTCGACCCTTATTTCCTGCATTATTGTGCTAACAACATGGGCAACTACACCGCCAATAGTGCTTACGAGCGTGACCTTAATACCATCTTCAAACAGATCACCTCTATTACAAAATCGAATTACGGATTTTACAGCAAGAAAGTCGGCGAAGTCAACGCCATGGCACTTTGCAGAGCAGATGTTAAGCTAGATGTTTGCACTGGTTGTTTAAATGAAACTATATCAAGGGTCAAGCTGGATTGTCCTAACAACAAAGAAGCCATCGGATGGTCTGCAGATTGCACGTTACGGTACTCGAACACAAACCTCTCTGAGAAGTTGGAAATTAATCCTCAAACCTGTCTATATAATACAGGATCTACAGCTGATGAGTACTTTCGGCTCCGACTGGGAGAGTTGTTGAGTGACCTGCGTAATAAAGCAGCATCAGGGAGTGCTCTTCTTAAATATGCAGCAGGTAACTCGTCGCTCAGGGCTTCGGAAAGGTTATACGCTCTAGTGCAGTGCACTCCTGATTTGTCTGAGGGAGACTGCAATCATTGTCTTGATAAGGCAGCAACCAACGGGATTCTGCGGTGTTGCCTTAAGCAGAGGGGATGCCGGGTTCTTAGTCCTAGCTGTAACTTGAGGTTCGAAACATATCCCTTTGTTGAAGCCGGAGCTGAGTTTCCACCACCACCGTCACCCTTGGGCGCTCGGCAAAAAGAAGGTACGACAATTTTCCTTCCACTGTCACTTCTTCCAACCACCTGTTAGCACAGCTTCAATTTGGAGGCACTATATTAGCCTATCACTCTTGTTGAATCGAGAAAATCTGATTCTGCCCATATTTAATTAGAAGAGGAACCAAACAAATCAAAAAGGACTCCAGTACTTGTTGCAAGTTTATCAGTGATTTTTGGGGTAGCTGTGGTTTCTATCTCAGGTTTCTTAATCTGGAAGAGGAGAAACAATGAAGGTATGCAATGGCAAACATTACAAATTTGTTTTGTATTGTTATATTGATCACTTTCTTACTTTCTTCTTTAATTAATTTCAGATACAGAGTACAGAGAAATTCAATTACTTGACTTGGTAGAGGGAAGAATTGATATGTGAGAATCAAGTTTGTAACGTTAGGTATAAATAAATGTATTCTTTCGGGGCACACTAGCGGATGGTAAACAACTGCAGTTAAAAGGCTATCAAGAACTTCCGATCAAAAGCTTGTTGAGTTCAAAAATGAAATCATGTgcttttttcccttttttcccTACTAAGCTACAATTTTAGGTATGGAAACTATTATCTAAGGGTGAAGGAATAGAGCTAATAGATAAGTTCCTTATTCCGTCGAGTGTAATTTTTGAGGTGTTTAAATGCATTTTGGGTTATTGTACATGCAAGAAAATCTGGTACTCAGACTAATCAAATCATCTCTTATTGTCATGTTGGCAACCAATACCGTAAAGCTTTCTTGTGCAATTAAACCAACATCCTTTGTGGGCATATCATTGCAGAATCAATCaaacacatttcaaatgatgaatttttttttttcagcTCGCTGATTTGAtcactattttaattttaagataatGTAAAAATTAGTATAAAGCTGATAACTAATCAATTtatgaatattatttttaatgtgtTGAAGCAACTTAACTAGTAAAGAAATTTCAAACTTGCATCAAATTATACTCccaaaaatatacaaaatttagcTACCCTTTCTTCTTTCAATCCGCTCTGCAAACTTATATTAGAGATGAgcaaaatttgatttgatttgaaaaaatcaaaaaatttcaaatttcaaattaactgaatcgagttattcgagttattcaatTATTTTGAGTCAACATAAATAAGTAATTCGAGTTTCAAGTTTAAGTCGAGTTGAATTTTATAATTCGAATAACttgaataatttaataacattttggTATAACTACTCCTTTAGTTCCGTCAATtttaaaaatgagcaaattggtctctcttttaacaaaaattacaaaaattcaaaataattttaaaattcaaaacatttataaaatttgaactttacattttttaaagaattgtaaaaaagtaaaaaaattctaaataatatataaaggaagttagaattttaaaattttctaaaataataattttagggacttaaataatttaattaattattcaagtttatcatagTAAAATATCTTCTTTTTTCTTATCAAATATATACAGTTTCAAATTTACGTGCTTAAACATGAAATTAGTTATattgtaataatattttaatttgacatgattaatttttaatttaactcgaacaatttcactCAATTCGACTCGACTTAAATTTCATTTCACGAATTCGAtttgaaaaatttcaaatcaaattaagaTGATAAAATAGAACACATCAActtgattaactcgaaattttttcactaTATTCAATCGAACCTTCTTCCTTATGTATGTTGCGATTAGAAAACATATAGTAGTAGTAAGGAAGAGTTcaattttatactaaaataaaaattcaaaaggtTACATGTGTTTTTTATAAATATACTCTAAAATGggttaatttaaattataaaatttaaaaatttatttgataATGGATCCAATAATGAATAATCTACAACCAAATTGAACATTGCATTTCAGTTTTATTGGAAAAATCTTTTCTAATAAAAGTAACCAAATTAACTTGATTTTGAAGAATAGTAAACACCTAGAAATCAAGTCAAGTCCTATATCATAAATCAAGGCAGTCTGATAGTTGGGTATGCA
The Gossypium arboreum isolate Shixiya-1 chromosome 10, ASM2569848v2, whole genome shotgun sequence genome window above contains:
- the LOC108452997 gene encoding cysteine-rich repeat secretory protein 38-like isoform X1, giving the protein MATEISRTMLFHFLFSGLTFTFLVTLTISFDPYFLHYCANNMGNYTANSAYERDLNTIFKQITSITKSNYGFYSKKVGEVNAMALCRADVKLDVCTGCLNETISRVKLDCPNNKEAIGWSADCTLRYSNTNLSEKLEINPQTCLYNTGSTADEYFRLRLGELLSDLRNKAASGSALLKYAAGNSSLRASERLYALVQCTPDLSEGDCNHCLDKAATNGILRCCLKQRGCRVLSPSCNLRFETYPFVEAGAEFPPPPSPLGARQKEEEEPNKSKRTPVLVASLSVIFGVAVVSISGFLIWKRRNNEDTEYREIQLLDLVEGRIDM
- the LOC108452997 gene encoding cysteine-rich repeat secretory protein 38-like isoform X2, with the translated sequence MATEISRTMLFHFLFSGLTFTFLVTLTISFDPYFLHYCANNMGNYTANSAYERDLNTIFKQITSITKSNYGFYSKKVGEVNAMALCRADVKLDVCTGCLNETISRVKLDCPNNKEAIGWSADCTLRYSNTNLSEKLEINPQTCLYNTGSTADEYFRLRLGELLSDLRNKAASGSALLKYAAGNSSLRASERLYALVQCTPDLSEGDCNHCLDKAATNGILRCCLKQRGCRVLSPSCNLRFETYPFVEAGAEFPPPPSPLGARQKEEEPNKSKRTPVLVASLSVIFGVAVVSISGFLIWKRRNNEDTEYREIQLLDLVEGRIDM